CAATCATGTTTCTCATCACCTCAATAACGACTCTTCGTGAGCGTATGAGCGGTACTATGGAGCGACTTATGACTATGCCAATAGGAAAGCTCGACTTGGTCCTTGGTTATATGATTACCTTTGGTACGGTGGCGATTTTCCAGGCGCTTATCGCCAGCTCGCTCGTTATCTATGGACTTGGCCTAAATATTGCAGGTCCAGACTGGTTTATGGTGCTGATGGCTGTTGCGGATGCGTTGCTTGGTACGGCGCTTGGTATTTGTTTGAGCGCATTTGCTCAGACTGAGTTTCAGGCTGTGCAGTTTATGCCAGCCTTTATTTTCCCACAGCTATTAGTAGGTGGTTTATTAGTACCACTCACTCAAATGCCCGATCTGCTGGAAAAAATAGCATATTTTCTACCGTTAACCTATGCACTTGATGCGCTTACGAGCGTCGCGACCAATAGCGCTATTACTAGTGATGCCTGGCGTGATCTATGGGTCGTTTTAAGCTGTGCGGTCGTAGCCGTACTGCTTGCTGGTCTGACATTACGGCGAAAGACTCACTAAAAAAAGCTAAATATAAGGTACCATTAGCGTATGGATAAAGTTAAAAAACAGGCAAAACGTGGGGCGACGGCACTTGTTGGCGGTATCATACTACTTGTTGGTGTCGTAGCTATTCCGTATCCTGGTCCTGGTTGGCTGATTGTATTCGCAGGCTTAGCGATACTTGCGACCGAGTTTGCCTGGGCGCAGCGATTGTTGGATAAG
The sequence above is drawn from the Candidatus Chromulinivoraceae bacterium genome and encodes:
- a CDS encoding ABC transporter permease, producing MMYHVKATLATTGRIMRQLSHDPRTLALIFIVPCILLSLLRWLYNDTLNVFHHIAPDFLGLFPFTIMFLITSITTLRERMSGTMERLMTMPIGKLDLVLGYMITFGTVAIFQALIASSLVIYGLGLNIAGPDWFMVLMAVADALLGTALGICLSAFAQTEFQAVQFMPAFIFPQLLVGGLLVPLTQMPDLLEKIAYFLPLTYALDALTSVATNSAITSDAWRDLWVVLSCAVVAVLLAGLTLRRKTH